A portion of the Streptomyces coeruleoprunus genome contains these proteins:
- a CDS encoding helix-turn-helix domain-containing protein, whose amino-acid sequence MSAPFRSENFLDPQGALVDEPSYLRGWSGRPTLMAAAHRHDDLEINFVAGGGSMLYLYGGELLEVAVGGLAVFWAAIPHQLVASRATRVHWLHVPFDQFLAWGLPQPLLARVLSGVPVITPAARADASDPAKFTQWAADLAAGDDELHRIAMLEIQARVRRLALATVGDPAHRHAGDDPALRQAVSMARYIAHHFREPITVADVAAAAYVHPTYAMTQFRKVVRTTIGDYVKLYRLAEARRLLVTTDLPASQVAAAAGFGSVSRFYRAFTDACGTTPARFRHRRVL is encoded by the coding sequence ATGTCTGCACCGTTTCGAAGCGAGAACTTCTTGGATCCTCAGGGTGCTCTGGTCGACGAACCCTCGTACCTGCGCGGCTGGTCGGGACGCCCGACGCTGATGGCGGCAGCGCACCGGCACGACGACCTGGAGATCAACTTCGTGGCCGGCGGTGGGTCGATGCTCTATCTCTACGGCGGCGAACTCCTCGAAGTCGCGGTGGGCGGCCTCGCTGTGTTCTGGGCCGCGATCCCGCACCAGTTGGTGGCGAGCCGGGCGACGCGCGTCCACTGGCTGCATGTGCCCTTCGACCAGTTTCTCGCCTGGGGGCTGCCCCAACCGCTCCTCGCCCGTGTGCTCTCGGGCGTGCCGGTGATCACTCCCGCGGCCCGTGCCGACGCAAGCGATCCGGCGAAGTTCACCCAGTGGGCCGCGGATCTGGCCGCGGGCGACGACGAACTGCACCGCATCGCGATGCTGGAGATACAAGCGCGCGTCCGGCGCCTGGCGCTTGCCACGGTCGGCGATCCGGCGCATCGACACGCCGGTGACGATCCGGCCCTGCGCCAGGCGGTGTCCATGGCGCGGTACATCGCACATCACTTCCGGGAGCCGATCACTGTCGCGGACGTCGCCGCGGCGGCGTATGTCCACCCGACCTACGCCATGACCCAGTTCCGCAAGGTCGTGCGTACCACGATCGGCGACTACGTGAAGCTGTACCGGCTCGCTGAAGCACGCCGGTTGCTGGTGACCACCGACCTTCCCGCGAGCCAGGTGGCTGCGGCCGCCGGCTTCGGTTCGGTCAGCCGTTTCTACCGAGCCTTCACCGACGCGTGCGGAACCACCCCGGCACGATTCCGGCACAGACGCGTGCTCTGA
- a CDS encoding Gfo/Idh/MocA family oxidoreductase, protein MFSLGIVGAGQFAGSFAKLWRLHPDVGDIKVTDLLPERAERLVTEHDLAGTLPSFEDMLDSGLDAIAIFTQRWTHGPLAVQALRAGKDVYSAVPMAVTEAEIADIIAAVEETGRIYMMGETSHYHPATVYARAQIAAGAFGRIFYAEGDYVHDMDWGFYDAYKYSGGENWKSTASYPPLLYPTHSIGGVLGAWQTHAVSVSAIGVPDERGDGVFDREISQFDNDFSNATALFQVAGGGSFRTNEFRRVGYIGKESRFRYFGTEGVLEQLGSVSLWQDKKGEHDVTAHLHPAPTLTPDDPALSHVAPELRDAFASGTAPVHDRSRLPREFAHAPNGHEGSHHFLADDFATAVTTRTPPPLHAWTAARYTLPGIIAHQSALQAGVRLPIPDHGDGPRITT, encoded by the coding sequence GTGTTCTCACTCGGTATCGTCGGCGCCGGCCAGTTCGCCGGTTCGTTCGCCAAACTCTGGCGCCTGCACCCGGACGTCGGTGACATCAAGGTCACCGACCTGCTCCCGGAGCGCGCCGAGCGACTCGTCACCGAGCATGACCTCGCCGGCACGCTCCCCTCGTTCGAGGACATGCTCGACTCCGGTCTCGACGCCATCGCCATCTTCACCCAACGCTGGACCCACGGCCCCCTCGCCGTGCAGGCACTGCGCGCGGGCAAGGACGTCTACAGCGCGGTCCCGATGGCCGTGACCGAGGCCGAGATCGCGGACATCATCGCGGCGGTCGAGGAGACCGGCCGGATCTACATGATGGGCGAGACGAGCCACTACCACCCGGCGACCGTCTACGCGCGCGCCCAGATCGCCGCGGGAGCGTTCGGCCGGATCTTCTACGCGGAAGGCGACTACGTCCACGACATGGACTGGGGCTTCTACGACGCGTACAAGTACAGCGGCGGTGAGAACTGGAAGTCCACCGCCAGCTACCCGCCGCTGCTCTACCCCACCCACTCGATCGGCGGAGTCCTCGGCGCCTGGCAGACGCACGCCGTGAGCGTCTCGGCGATCGGCGTGCCGGACGAGCGCGGCGACGGTGTGTTCGATCGCGAGATCAGCCAGTTCGACAACGACTTCTCCAACGCGACCGCACTGTTCCAAGTCGCCGGTGGCGGAAGCTTCCGCACGAACGAGTTCCGCAGGGTCGGATACATCGGCAAGGAGTCCCGCTTCCGCTACTTCGGCACGGAAGGAGTCCTCGAACAACTCGGCTCGGTCAGCCTGTGGCAGGACAAGAAGGGCGAGCACGACGTCACCGCGCACCTGCACCCCGCACCCACCCTCACACCGGACGACCCGGCGCTCTCCCACGTCGCCCCGGAACTGCGCGACGCCTTCGCCTCCGGTACCGCACCCGTCCACGACCGCTCTCGGCTCCCGCGTGAGTTCGCGCACGCGCCCAACGGCCACGAGGGCAGTCACCACTTCCTCGCCGACGACTTCGCCACCGCGGTCACGACACGAACGCCTCCACCGCTGCACGCATGGACCGCCGCCCGCTACACCCTCCCCGGCATCATCGCCCACCAATCCGCCCTCCAGGCCGGCGTGCGCCTGCCCATCCCCGACCACGGAGACGGACCCCGAATCACGACGTAG
- a CDS encoding alpha-galactosidase: protein MTKEQGAFHWGHEALHLDLVLDDDGSPRLTHLGLPGETRRVPGASLPLVEVTAAGHGRDWSGSRLIGTALGGRLRHRAHHAARDGDWHTLTVQLHDPETGLAAEVAYRSPDGIPVLRSEVTLRNEGQATLHLESVSSLAVGCLTPRDPAAVDAADLLWADNDWLAECRWQRQPMRRTTPGVSGQVTYGHGKAGFALNGQGTWSSCGHLPMGGLTDRRTGRSWVWQVEHNGGGWRWECQEHDEAAYAALFGPTDTHHGWRHPLEPGAVFRTVPAALAFSADGGPGSAFAALTRYRRAQRRPHADHQRLPVIFNDYMNCLMGDPTTDKLLPLIDAAAEAGAEHFVIDAGWYDDGDGGWWTSVGAWEPAASRFPGEKGIQEVLDHIRRRGMVPGLWLEPEVIGVHSPMAKSLPDEAFFRRDGARVTETGRHHLDMRHPAARAHLDRVVDRLVGEWGVGYLKLDHNIDPGSGTSAHPGETPGDGLLGHNRAHLEWLDGVLDRHPHLVVENCASGGMRWDDAMLSRLQLQSTSDQQNLHLYAPIAASAPTAVTPEQGAVWAYPRPEDSLDEVAFTMANALLGRIHLSGRIPELEREARALVHEAVAVYKAIRADLPQAVPSWPLGLPAWDDPWIALAMRTPATTYLTAWRRPGTDATATLHLPHLRDTAARVDLLYPSVSRADSAWLPDTAELSLTLPTAPSAVLLRITPTAPGAP from the coding sequence ATGACCAAGGAACAAGGGGCCTTCCACTGGGGGCACGAGGCCCTTCACCTCGACCTCGTCCTCGATGACGACGGCAGCCCGCGCCTCACGCACCTCGGACTGCCCGGCGAAACGCGGAGAGTCCCCGGCGCATCCCTCCCCCTGGTGGAGGTGACGGCCGCGGGTCACGGCCGCGACTGGTCGGGCAGCCGCCTGATCGGGACCGCTCTCGGCGGGCGGCTGCGCCACCGGGCCCACCACGCGGCCCGCGACGGCGACTGGCACACGCTGACCGTGCAGCTCCACGACCCGGAAACCGGGCTGGCCGCGGAGGTGGCCTACCGGTCGCCGGACGGCATTCCCGTGCTCCGCAGTGAAGTGACGCTGCGCAACGAAGGGCAGGCCACCTTGCACCTGGAGTCGGTCAGCTCGCTCGCGGTGGGCTGCCTCACCCCACGGGACCCGGCGGCCGTCGACGCCGCCGACCTGCTGTGGGCGGACAACGACTGGCTCGCCGAGTGCCGCTGGCAGCGACAGCCGATGCGCCGCACCACACCCGGCGTCAGCGGGCAGGTGACGTACGGGCACGGCAAGGCGGGCTTCGCCCTGAACGGACAAGGCACCTGGTCCAGTTGCGGACACCTGCCCATGGGCGGCCTGACGGACCGGCGCACCGGACGCAGTTGGGTGTGGCAGGTCGAGCACAACGGCGGGGGCTGGCGCTGGGAGTGCCAAGAGCACGACGAGGCGGCCTACGCTGCGCTGTTCGGGCCCACCGACACCCACCACGGCTGGCGGCACCCCCTGGAACCCGGCGCCGTCTTCCGCACCGTACCCGCCGCACTGGCCTTCAGCGCCGACGGCGGCCCCGGCTCCGCGTTCGCCGCGCTGACCCGCTACCGCCGCGCCCAGCGCCGCCCTCATGCCGACCACCAGCGCCTGCCCGTCATCTTCAACGACTACATGAACTGCCTGATGGGCGACCCCACCACCGACAAGCTGCTGCCGCTGATCGACGCGGCGGCCGAGGCCGGCGCCGAGCACTTCGTCATCGACGCGGGCTGGTACGACGACGGTGACGGCGGCTGGTGGACCAGCGTCGGTGCCTGGGAGCCGGCCGCCTCTCGCTTCCCCGGCGAGAAGGGGATCCAGGAGGTACTGGACCATATCCGCCGACGCGGCATGGTTCCCGGCCTGTGGCTGGAGCCGGAAGTCATCGGCGTCCACAGCCCCATGGCCAAGTCCCTGCCCGACGAGGCGTTCTTCCGCCGCGACGGCGCCCGCGTCACGGAGACCGGCCGGCACCACCTGGACATGCGCCACCCGGCCGCCCGTGCCCACCTCGACCGGGTCGTGGACCGCCTGGTCGGCGAGTGGGGCGTCGGCTACCTCAAGCTCGACCACAACATCGACCCCGGCTCCGGCACCAGCGCCCACCCCGGCGAGACCCCCGGCGACGGCCTGCTCGGCCACAACCGGGCGCACCTCGAATGGCTCGACGGCGTCCTCGACCGGCACCCGCACCTGGTGGTGGAGAACTGCGCCTCCGGCGGCATGCGCTGGGACGACGCCATGCTCTCCCGGCTGCAGCTGCAGTCCACCAGCGACCAGCAGAACCTCCACCTCTACGCGCCCATCGCGGCCTCCGCGCCCACCGCCGTCACCCCCGAACAGGGTGCCGTATGGGCGTACCCCCGGCCGGAGGACTCCCTCGACGAGGTGGCCTTCACCATGGCCAACGCGCTGCTCGGCCGGATCCACCTCTCCGGCCGTATTCCCGAACTCGAGCGGGAGGCCCGCGCCCTGGTCCACGAGGCGGTAGCGGTGTACAAGGCCATCCGCGCCGATCTGCCGCAAGCCGTGCCGTCCTGGCCACTGGGCCTTCCTGCCTGGGACGACCCCTGGATCGCCCTGGCCATGCGCACGCCCGCCACCACCTACCTCACGGCCTGGCGCCGCCCAGGAACCGACGCCACGGCGACGCTTCACCTGCCCCACCTGCGGGACACCGCCGCCCGTGTCGACCTGCTCTATCCCTCGGTCAGTCGGGCCGATTCCGCCTGGCTGCCCGACACGGCCGAGCTGAGCCTGACCCTGCCCACTGCGCCGTCCGCCGTCCTGCTCCGCATCACCCCCACGGCCCCCGGCGCTCCCTGA
- a CDS encoding sulfotransferase produces the protein MSSSPLALALANLLVRPAFGSRRDPGRVFDSIAAAAGEAPGDRQFVDDFRSLLGWWANADRLTPVGWQSAQTHVRRHLTNRARVRRLVAEHPEIEREPIEKPVFVVGLPRTATTVTHSVLSISDEHRCPLLWELLTPDLDLPPRQRRKAITAGRRLVQGADLFAPRFRDIHAMAAEGPEECTFALPHALMPFSQARIPEYQDWHCERDFVPDYRYLKQVYQVLQYGRPRRRWMMKSPMHLENLDALRTVFPDATIVWCHRDPVTVVASFCSLVEHGMAVSTRPLDLEGIGATWLGLLSRAMTRGLAARADIPPEQLVDAPYSWLGSDPATGAPKLYAAVGAPWTEADAARLPAAVARPKGARKHTYDLSRYGLSRSDVESAFADYNTLRAEVDHA, from the coding sequence GTGTCCTCGTCTCCGCTCGCCCTCGCCCTCGCCAATCTCCTGGTGCGCCCGGCCTTCGGCTCCCGACGCGATCCCGGCCGGGTCTTCGACAGCATCGCCGCGGCCGCCGGGGAGGCGCCCGGTGACCGCCAGTTCGTCGACGACTTCCGGTCGCTGCTGGGCTGGTGGGCGAATGCCGACCGGCTCACCCCGGTCGGCTGGCAGTCGGCGCAGACGCATGTGCGCCGGCATCTCACCAACCGGGCCCGCGTCCGGCGGCTGGTCGCCGAGCATCCGGAGATCGAGCGGGAGCCGATCGAGAAGCCGGTGTTCGTCGTGGGACTGCCGCGCACGGCCACCACGGTCACGCACTCCGTGCTGTCGATCTCGGACGAGCACCGCTGTCCCCTGCTCTGGGAACTGCTCACGCCCGACCTGGACCTGCCGCCCCGGCAACGGCGGAAGGCGATCACCGCCGGGCGTCGGCTGGTCCAGGGCGCCGACCTCTTCGCGCCGCGCTTCCGCGACATCCACGCGATGGCCGCCGAGGGTCCCGAGGAATGCACGTTCGCCCTCCCGCACGCCCTGATGCCGTTCTCCCAGGCCCGGATCCCCGAGTACCAGGACTGGCACTGCGAGCGGGACTTCGTCCCCGACTACCGGTATCTCAAGCAGGTCTACCAGGTACTGCAGTACGGCCGCCCGCGGCGGCGCTGGATGATGAAGTCCCCCATGCACCTGGAGAATCTGGACGCACTGCGCACGGTGTTCCCTGACGCCACGATCGTGTGGTGCCACCGCGATCCGGTCACCGTCGTGGCGTCCTTCTGCTCTCTGGTCGAGCACGGCATGGCCGTCAGCACCCGCCCGCTCGACCTGGAGGGCATCGGCGCCACCTGGCTCGGCCTGCTGAGCCGCGCCATGACACGCGGTCTCGCGGCCCGGGCCGACATCCCGCCGGAGCAGTTGGTGGACGCCCCGTACTCCTGGCTCGGGTCCGACCCCGCCACCGGTGCCCCCAAGCTCTACGCGGCCGTCGGCGCTCCGTGGACGGAGGCGGACGCGGCCCGGCTCCCCGCGGCCGTCGCCCGCCCCAAGGGCGCCCGCAAGCACACCTACGACCTGAGCCGCTACGGCCTGAGCCGCTCCGATGTCGAGTCCGCGTTCGCGGACTACAACACACTGCGGGCCGAGGTCGACCACGCCTGA
- a CDS encoding expansin EXLX1 family cellulose-binding protein, whose translation MVAVLTAAGVLTCLVVALRPGPTADAGAATTVAPVAGTEAAPTTAPSTGSATPTNASHASATPTSPPTSTPTMATTTGSQTTDRAAPRPGRIQPHTTYEGVATAYKAADGDGACLFGPSDDLMIAAMNTTDYESSRACGAYVLVRASNGASITVRITNECPLPCAPGQLDLSEQAFAKLADLEVGRLPITWTLLSPGTLPPLSIRYKTGSSPYWCGIQVINHRNPVDRLEVRTAQGWRQLPRSDYNYFLSTNGSGCGSSIRITDVYGERLTVDGIALKPDVAQPTRVQFAPR comes from the coding sequence ATGGTGGCGGTACTGACAGCCGCAGGCGTCCTCACCTGCCTGGTGGTGGCGCTGCGCCCCGGCCCCACGGCCGACGCGGGGGCGGCCACGACCGTAGCCCCCGTCGCCGGCACCGAGGCGGCGCCCACGACCGCTCCCTCGACCGGTTCCGCGACCCCGACCAACGCCTCTCACGCATCGGCGACCCCCACCTCGCCCCCCACCTCGACCCCGACCATGGCCACGACCACAGGCTCGCAGACGACCGACCGCGCGGCACCCCGGCCCGGACGCATCCAGCCCCACACCACCTACGAGGGGGTCGCGACCGCATACAAGGCCGCGGACGGCGACGGCGCCTGCCTGTTCGGGCCGAGCGACGACCTCATGATCGCGGCCATGAACACCACGGACTACGAGTCGTCCAGGGCGTGCGGCGCGTACGTGCTCGTCCGCGCCTCCAACGGCGCCTCGATCACGGTCCGCATCACCAACGAATGCCCGCTGCCCTGCGCGCCCGGACAACTCGACCTCAGCGAGCAGGCATTCGCCAAGCTGGCGGACCTCGAGGTCGGCCGGCTCCCGATCACCTGGACCCTGCTGAGCCCCGGCACGCTCCCCCCGCTCTCCATCCGGTACAAGACCGGGTCCAGCCCCTACTGGTGCGGCATCCAAGTGATCAACCACCGCAATCCGGTCGACCGGCTGGAGGTCCGCACCGCCCAAGGCTGGCGACAGCTGCCCCGTAGCGACTACAACTACTTCCTCTCCACCAACGGCAGTGGATGCGGCAGTTCGATCAGGATCACCGACGTCTACGGAGAGCGGCTGACGGTCGACGGGATCGCGCTGAAGCCGGATGTGGCGCAGCCGACCCGCGTCCAGTTCGCCCCGCGCTGA
- a CDS encoding ricin-type beta-trefoil lectin domain protein: MRKSWLLHLITLVAVALGVTAAGVAPASAASDTPLRVMPLGDSITWGVGSSTGNGYRGPLWNMLAADGHPVDFVGTGRAGSMSDPDNEGHSGYHINEIAALADASLTRYRPNVVTLHIGTNDLIGASGPNAAIAELKSLVNQITADVPDATVLVASLVVSTNSSEEQWRGTYNQAIPQIVSEAQAAGKHVASVDMSGLTTADLADPLHPNDSGYRKMADAFHRGVQAADSAGWLRNPAPAPARVQSGITGKCLDVNGAGSADGTAVQTWSCGDGANQYWSAYTDGTLRSLGKCLDAAGWGTANGTKVQLWACHGGANQVWQPYNGGYRNPASGRCLDVPGSTTADGTQLQLWDCHGGANQKWTTLTAG, from the coding sequence ATGAGAAAGTCCTGGCTTCTCCACCTGATCACGCTTGTCGCCGTCGCGCTCGGGGTGACGGCGGCAGGTGTCGCCCCTGCCTCCGCCGCCTCCGACACACCTCTGCGGGTCATGCCGCTGGGCGACTCGATCACCTGGGGCGTGGGAAGCAGCACGGGCAACGGCTACCGGGGACCGTTGTGGAACATGCTCGCGGCGGACGGCCACCCGGTGGACTTCGTCGGCACGGGGCGGGCCGGTTCGATGTCCGACCCCGACAACGAAGGCCACTCCGGATACCACATCAACGAGATCGCCGCCCTCGCCGACGCCTCCCTGACCCGCTACCGGCCCAACGTCGTGACGCTGCACATCGGCACCAACGACCTCATAGGGGCCTCCGGGCCCAACGCCGCCATCGCCGAGCTGAAGTCGCTGGTCAACCAGATCACCGCCGACGTCCCCGACGCGACCGTCCTCGTCGCCTCCCTGGTCGTGTCCACCAACAGCTCGGAGGAGCAGTGGCGGGGCACGTACAACCAGGCCATCCCCCAGATCGTCAGCGAGGCACAGGCCGCGGGCAAGCACGTCGCATCCGTCGACATGAGCGGCCTGACCACGGCCGACCTGGCCGACCCCCTGCACCCCAACGACTCCGGCTACCGGAAGATGGCCGACGCCTTCCACCGCGGCGTCCAGGCCGCGGACAGCGCCGGGTGGCTGAGGAACCCCGCACCCGCCCCGGCACGCGTACAGTCCGGCATCACCGGCAAATGCCTGGACGTCAACGGCGCCGGCAGCGCCGACGGGACCGCCGTACAGACGTGGAGCTGCGGCGACGGCGCCAACCAGTACTGGTCCGCCTACACCGACGGCACCCTGCGCTCCCTGGGCAAGTGCCTCGACGCCGCCGGCTGGGGCACCGCCAACGGCACCAAGGTGCAGCTCTGGGCCTGCCACGGCGGCGCCAACCAGGTGTGGCAGCCCTACAACGGCGGCTACCGCAACCCCGCCTCCGGCCGCTGCCTCGACGTCCCGGGCTCCACCACCGCCGACGGCACACAGCTCCAGCTGTGGGACTGCCACGGCGGCGCCAACCAGAAGTGGACGACTCTGACCGCCGGATGA
- a CDS encoding LacI family DNA-binding transcriptional regulator, with translation MVTLAEVARHAGVSASTVSYVLSGKRPISAATRLQVEQSIRELGYHPNAGARALASSRSNIIALMVPLRTDMYVPVMMEIAIAVATTARTHGYDVLLLTGEEGPEAVRRVTGSGLADAMILMDVELDDERLPLLRGTDQPSVLIGLPADTSGLTCVDLDFRATGALCVEHLAMLGHRDIAVIGEAPAVYERHTGFAERTLVGIRSRARELGLRVLHRPCEGGYEAMAAILTRILDERPGTSGFVVQNEQAVEPLLALLRRQGRAVPEDVSVVAICPEQVAVQASVRLTSVSIPAQEMGRQAVERLVAKIDGHATDEVLLIAPELTVRTSTGSAP, from the coding sequence ATGGTAACCCTCGCCGAGGTCGCCCGGCACGCCGGAGTGTCGGCGAGCACGGTGAGCTATGTCCTCAGCGGCAAGCGGCCCATCTCCGCGGCCACCCGGCTGCAGGTCGAGCAGAGCATCCGCGAGCTGGGATACCACCCGAACGCGGGCGCGCGGGCCCTGGCCAGCAGCAGGTCGAACATCATCGCGCTGATGGTTCCCCTGCGCACCGACATGTACGTGCCGGTGATGATGGAGATCGCCATCGCGGTCGCCACGACGGCCCGGACGCACGGGTACGACGTGCTGCTGCTGACCGGCGAGGAGGGTCCCGAAGCCGTCCGCCGCGTCACCGGCAGTGGGCTCGCCGACGCGATGATCCTCATGGATGTCGAGCTCGACGACGAGCGGTTGCCGTTGCTGCGCGGCACCGACCAGCCGTCCGTGCTGATCGGGCTGCCCGCCGACACCTCAGGACTGACCTGCGTCGACCTCGACTTCAGGGCGACCGGCGCGTTGTGCGTCGAGCATCTGGCGATGCTCGGCCATCGCGACATCGCCGTCATCGGCGAGGCCCCCGCGGTCTACGAACGCCACACCGGCTTCGCCGAGCGCACCCTCGTCGGAATCCGTTCCCGGGCACGGGAGTTGGGCCTCAGGGTGTTGCACCGGCCGTGCGAGGGCGGCTACGAGGCGATGGCCGCCATCCTCACCCGCATCCTCGATGAGCGCCCGGGCACCTCCGGGTTCGTCGTGCAGAACGAGCAGGCGGTCGAGCCACTGCTCGCCCTGCTGCGCCGGCAGGGCCGCGCCGTCCCCGAGGACGTGTCGGTGGTCGCGATCTGCCCGGAACAGGTGGCCGTCCAGGCCTCGGTGCGGCTGACGTCGGTCTCCATCCCCGCGCAGGAGATGGGCCGGCAGGCGGTGGAGCGTCTGGTCGCCAAGATCGACGGTCACGCCACCGACGAAGTCTTGCTGATCGCACCCGAGTTGACGGTGCGGACGAGTACCGGATCGGCGCCCTGA
- a CDS encoding SpoIIE family protein phosphatase — MAAKQDAPIAAAVVDPHGMVSGWSEGGRLLLGWTAEETVGRPVTDLLVDRPSDFPEILGIGSDPTGVVPLRHRDGSRVDAVLTAHPLRGADGRSLGHVVTVQPWGGRPVIADRAFEQCPFALGVYDPELRFLWVNASACRVMAHSEEQVLGEKYRELFPELDDMAYTDRLSEVARTGEPARLITVFRPLGSDYANAWATSMWPVRDAEGKTRAVANWGFDMSAEYWARQRLLILNKASGGIGLTLDVIGTARELATTPVPGFADLVTVDLFDEVLRGEEPPSASAFTPGAAIALSRAAQHSAKEDADRAPEPATPVSHTPGSVAARCMATGRSTVELAAQPGQGGEWAFGPGLAADPAHWPPGNPLIEGAIAADGLTGRITVPLRARGALLGVVAFSRLDRPEAFTADDLILAEEMTAKAAVAIDNARRYARERTTALTLQRSLLPQGLPNQEAVEVASRYLPAGTGAEVGGDWFDVVPLSGARVALVVGDVVGHGLHASAAMGRLRTAVRTLADVDLPPDELLTHLDDLVLHLAGDLQPAGHFEPTGESGATCLYTVYDPVSRRFTLASAGHPLPLIISPDGTRTPVPAHPGPPLGIGGLPFEATELELPEGSLLVLYTDGLVESRERDVDQRIAELLRALNHSATSLEALCDMVMDAMLPERRTDDAALLLARTHALDPHHVADLVVEPDPAQVPRARKFAVDQVDAWGLQEASFVTELVVSELVTNAIRYGEPPIRLRLIRDTSLICEVFDGSNTAPHLRRARAFDEGGRGLLLVAQLTHEWGTRHTTNGKTIWCAQPLPQAGVMS; from the coding sequence ATGGCTGCCAAGCAGGATGCCCCGATTGCCGCTGCCGTGGTCGACCCGCACGGCATGGTGAGTGGTTGGAGCGAGGGCGGGCGGCTGCTGCTGGGCTGGACGGCGGAGGAGACCGTGGGGCGTCCCGTGACCGACCTGTTGGTCGATCGCCCATCCGACTTCCCCGAGATTCTCGGCATCGGCTCCGACCCCACGGGAGTCGTCCCGCTGCGCCACCGGGACGGTTCCAGGGTGGACGCCGTGCTGACGGCCCATCCGCTGCGCGGTGCTGACGGCCGTTCGCTGGGCCACGTGGTGACCGTCCAGCCGTGGGGAGGCCGCCCCGTGATCGCCGACCGGGCCTTCGAGCAGTGCCCCTTCGCTCTGGGCGTCTACGACCCTGAGCTGCGGTTTCTGTGGGTCAATGCCTCCGCGTGCCGAGTGATGGCGCACTCCGAGGAGCAGGTGCTCGGTGAGAAGTACCGCGAGCTGTTCCCCGAACTGGACGACATGGCATACACCGACAGGCTCTCCGAGGTGGCGAGGACGGGCGAGCCCGCACGCCTCATCACCGTCTTCCGCCCGCTCGGCAGCGACTACGCCAACGCCTGGGCCACCAGCATGTGGCCCGTCCGAGATGCCGAGGGCAAGACCCGCGCGGTCGCCAACTGGGGATTCGACATGAGCGCCGAGTACTGGGCTCGGCAACGCCTGCTCATCCTCAACAAGGCCAGCGGCGGCATCGGCCTGACACTCGACGTGATCGGCACCGCCCGGGAACTGGCCACGACCCCGGTGCCGGGATTCGCCGACCTCGTCACCGTAGACCTCTTCGACGAGGTGCTGCGCGGGGAGGAACCGCCCTCCGCGTCCGCGTTCACCCCCGGCGCGGCCATCGCGCTCAGCCGTGCCGCCCAGCACAGCGCGAAGGAGGACGCCGACCGGGCGCCCGAACCCGCGACACCGGTCAGCCACACTCCCGGTTCCGTCGCCGCCCGCTGCATGGCCACCGGCAGGTCCACGGTCGAGCTCGCCGCTCAGCCCGGCCAGGGCGGCGAATGGGCCTTCGGGCCCGGGCTCGCCGCCGACCCGGCCCACTGGCCGCCGGGCAACCCGTTGATCGAAGGGGCCATCGCCGCGGACGGGCTGACCGGCCGGATCACCGTGCCGCTCCGGGCCCGCGGCGCGCTGCTCGGCGTCGTCGCCTTCTCCCGCCTGGACCGGCCCGAGGCCTTCACCGCCGACGACCTGATCCTCGCCGAAGAGATGACCGCCAAAGCCGCCGTCGCCATCGACAACGCCCGCCGGTACGCGCGCGAACGCACGACCGCGCTGACCCTGCAACGCAGCCTGCTGCCGCAGGGGCTGCCGAACCAGGAGGCGGTCGAGGTGGCATCCCGCTACCTGCCCGCCGGGACCGGCGCGGAAGTGGGCGGGGACTGGTTCGATGTCGTTCCGCTGTCCGGTGCCCGGGTCGCCCTGGTCGTCGGCGATGTCGTCGGCCACGGCCTGCACGCCTCGGCCGCCATGGGCCGGCTGCGCACCGCGGTCCGCACTCTCGCCGACGTCGACCTGCCGCCGGACGAGCTGCTGACCCACCTGGACGACCTGGTCCTGCACCTCGCCGGCGACCTCCAGCCCGCCGGCCACTTCGAGCCGACCGGCGAATCCGGCGCCACCTGCCTGTACACCGTCTACGACCCTGTCTCCCGGCGCTTCACGCTGGCCAGCGCCGGCCATCCGCTGCCGCTGATCATCTCCCCGGACGGCACCAGGACACCGGTCCCCGCCCATCCGGGTCCGCCGCTCGGCATCGGTGGGCTGCCTTTCGAGGCCACCGAGCTCGAGCTGCCCGAGGGCAGCCTGCTCGTCCTCTACACCGACGGACTGGTGGAAAGCCGCGAGCGCGACGTCGACCAGCGGATCGCCGAACTGCTGCGAGCCCTGAACCACTCGGCCACCTCCCTGGAGGCCCTGTGCGACATGGTCATGGACGCCATGCTCCCCGAACGCCGCACCGACGACGCCGCCCTGCTGCTCGCTCGCACCCACGCGCTGGATCCCCACCACGTCGCCGACCTGGTCGTAGAGCCCGACCCCGCGCAGGTGCCGCGCGCCAGGAAGTTCGCCGTCGACCAGGTGGACGCCTGGGGCCTGCAGGAGGCGTCATTCGTCACCGAACTGGTCGTCAGCGAGCTGGTCACCAACGCCATCAGATACGGCGAGCCGCCGATCAGGCTGCGGCTGATTCGCGATACTTCCCTGATCTGCGAGGTCTTCGACGGCAGCAACACCGCTCCGCACCTGCGCCGAGCCCGCGCCTTCGACGAGGGTGGCCGGGGCCTGCTGCTGGTCGCCCAGCTCACCCACGAGTGGGGCACCCGGCACACCACCAACGGCAAGACGATCTGGTGCGCGCAGCCCCTCCCCCAGGCCGGTGTGATGTCGTGA